ACTTCACCGCTTATACTTTCCTGTATATCTTCTTTGAGGATTTTGAGAAGCCCCTTTGCCTTTTCGTATCCGAATTTATCCCTGAAGCCTTTGAAGTTCTTAATCCCGAATATGTAAAGGTATTGGTCAGTTCCCAAAGACTCTCTGATGTGTTGAATTAAAGGGATGACGAACTCTTTGTACTTGGTTATGTAGTGAAGTAGGACGTCGTAAGTAAGTACTCCTAAGTAGTTTCCCTTTTTGTCGGTTATTATTATCGGCTCTTTTACTATAGGGAGAAGTTCCATAATGCCTATTAATCCCTCTTTACTCAGGTTCAGATCCTTTACTTTTACCGCAAGCCTGCTCAGCTCTCCCGTAAGCAAATCCTTTCTGGTTATCCCTTCAACGTCCTTTCTGAAAACTATTCCTATGGGTTTTCCCTTCTTTAAAACCGTTAAGTACTCGTAAATCTTAAGTTCGGAAAAGATTTCCTTCAGTTCCTGAACGCTCAAATCGTAAGAAACGGTAGGGACGCTGATACAAATACTACCTAGATCAAATGACTCCTTCATAACTCCAGCCCTAAATCTTTATAATGGTAAACTTTTCCCCTGTAGACAACCACTACCTCAATAGAAAAGGGTTCTTCTCCGAGGACTTCGTAAGCGGTTCTTATTATTTTGCTAAGTTTATGAGGGGTTACCTTTTCCGCCGGGAAGAAGGTTTCACTTCCCTTTACTTCAACGATAACTTTCCTTCCCTCGAACTCTGCCAGAATATCTATTTCACCGTAGGGACTTCTTAAGTTTCTTCCGAGGATTTGATAACCTTTACTTTTTAAGTACCGAGCCGCTAAGTCTTCGTACTCCCTTCCCTTCATAAAAAGTTTTTAAAAAGCCCCAAAGGGGCGGATTAATGATATCCGAGTCTCTTGAGGAGGTTTTCTCTGTACTTCCAGAGAAGGAGTCCCATAACGATGAAGTAGGCTATAACGATTACTCCCATAACTGTTCTCTTTGCGGATTCCTTAGGAGGAGGAGTATTTACGGACTTCATGTAAGCCACGATTTTTGCAACCTTTTCCTTCGCCTGAGGGTCAAACTGAGGGTTAAAAAGCTGAGGCATTGTCGTTCCGGGAAGAACTTTTTGAGGGTTGAGAATAAACTGGTAGAGATATCCTTCTCCCCTTGCAAGGTACATGGAAGAAAGGTCGGGCGGTACTTGCCCGAGGGAAGCTTTCAGTCCCTGAATGTCGTCGTGGGCAAAAGCTTCGTAAACGTCCTTGGGAACGAAGAACCTGTCTTTATACAGAGTTCCGAACCTGTATACAGGTCTTCCAGATGTCTTTTCTATATTTTTCCACTTGGGATTTGCAGCAACGCTCATTATGTATATCCCGTCGTACCTGAGTGAGTGACAGGAAGAACAACTGGCTATAAAGAGTTCTCTTCCTTCTTCAGCTATAGTCTTTCCGCTTTCAGTCTTTTTCCACGGGTTGTCTATTATCGCCTTTACTTCTTCGTCAACCTCGTAGTGTTCAACGTGCTTAAAAGGATTGTAAAACCAGAGGAGGAAGAAAAAGACGAGGGTTGAACCTGCAAAAAATATAGTTTTTATTAAGCCCCACGTGTTCATTCTTGCTGACCTCCCTTTGCTTTATACCAACCGTACTCGATGAACGAAATTATTGGCAGAGATATGAAGAAGGCAAATACAAGTGCGGCAAATATGAGTCCGAGTTTTGCGTTCTGGGGTGTGGGAGGCATAGTTCCGAGTATCGTGAGAGCCATTGAGGAAATCATGAATATTACGAACATTACGAAGAATAGAGGTCTTCTCCTTGCACTCTTGAGCGGAGAGAAGTCGAGGAATGGCAGTAGTAAGAGGAGTAACAGTAGTGCGTTAAATGCAACAAATCCCCAGAACTTGGAGGGTATTGACCTAAAGACTTCGTAGTATCCGAGCAGGTACCACTCAGGCGCTATGTGAGCGGGGGTCTTAAGGGGGTTTGCGGGTTCAAAGTTCTCAGGCGGTAGGAAGTGGCTTATATGGAAGAACACGAAGAAGAAGAATACTGCGAGATACCACATTACGTAAGCGCCTTCCTTGAGGGTCATGTAAGGGTGGAAAGGTACGAACTTATCGGGATTTTTCTTCTTGTCGTACTCAATACCTTCAGGGTTGGATATTCCTGCGGCTCTCACGAGGTATAGGTGTATTCCTACAAGTGCAAGGAGTATGAGCGGGTATATGAGAACGTGAGAACCGAAAACTCTACCGAGGGTAACGTCCGTGACGACGTATCCTCCCTTCATCCAGAGAACTATAGTTTCAGCTATGGCTTTGAAGATAGGCTTCAGTATAGGTGCATCTGCAAGAGAACCGGGAATTTCGGTAGTAACGATGAATCCCCAGTAAGAGAGCTGTCCCCACGGAAGGAGGTATCCCGAGAGTGCGGTGAGTATTAAAACAAAGTATATGAGCCATCCCACTATCCAGACGAGTTCTCTTGGTCTTTTGTAAGCGTTGTAGTAAATTCCCGTGAACATGTGGAGGTAAACGATAGCCATAAAGAAGTTAGCACCGGTGCGTGTATGTGCCTGAAGAGCCATCCGAAGGGAATTTCTCCCATTATCGAGTAGGTGCACTGTCAAAAGCGTCTGCGATTGAAGGTTGTAGTAGAGTATGAGAACCATTCCAGAGATTATTTGGATTGCAAATGTGACGAGTGCGAGTATACCGAAAACATATGGGAAGGTGAGGTTCTTGGCAACTTTGTATTCAACCATCTGGGTTCTGTAAATCTCCCTTACGTGAGCCCTTTCATCAATCCAGTCAACTATCTTTTCTATTAATCCCATATTCCCACCTCCTTTATATGAGTTCCTTTACAAATCCCTCAACACCGACGATAAGTTTATTGCCCTCTAACTTTTGAGGAGGTATAAATAGAGGTCTCGGTGGTGGTCCTCCTATTACGTCTCCGTAGGGTGTGTATAACCCTCCGTGACAAGGACAGTGGAAGACAGGCTTATTAATACCCCCC
The genomic region above belongs to Aquifex aeolicus VF5 and contains:
- a CDS encoding c-type cytochrome produces the protein MNTWGLIKTIFFAGSTLVFFFLLWFYNPFKHVEHYEVDEEVKAIIDNPWKKTESGKTIAEEGRELFIASCSSCHSLRYDGIYIMSVAANPKWKNIEKTSGRPVYRFGTLYKDRFFVPKDVYEAFAHDDIQGLKASLGQVPPDLSSMYLARGEGYLYQFILNPQKVLPGTTMPQLFNPQFDPQAKEKVAKIVAYMKSVNTPPPKESAKRTVMGVIVIAYFIVMGLLLWKYRENLLKRLGYH
- a CDS encoding YraN family protein, which gives rise to MKGREYEDLAARYLKSKGYQILGRNLRSPYGEIDILAEFEGRKVIVEVKGSETFFPAEKVTPHKLSKIIRTAYEVLGEEPFSIEVVVVYRGKVYHYKDLGLEL
- a CDS encoding cytochrome b, with the translated sequence MGLIEKIVDWIDERAHVREIYRTQMVEYKVAKNLTFPYVFGILALVTFAIQIISGMVLILYYNLQSQTLLTVHLLDNGRNSLRMALQAHTRTGANFFMAIVYLHMFTGIYYNAYKRPRELVWIVGWLIYFVLILTALSGYLLPWGQLSYWGFIVTTEIPGSLADAPILKPIFKAIAETIVLWMKGGYVVTDVTLGRVFGSHVLIYPLILLALVGIHLYLVRAAGISNPEGIEYDKKKNPDKFVPFHPYMTLKEGAYVMWYLAVFFFFVFFHISHFLPPENFEPANPLKTPAHIAPEWYLLGYYEVFRSIPSKFWGFVAFNALLLLLLLLPFLDFSPLKSARRRPLFFVMFVIFMISSMALTILGTMPPTPQNAKLGLIFAALVFAFFISLPIISFIEYGWYKAKGGQQE